The genomic region GCTCCCGACGCCGGGCTTATCATAGAAACAAAGGCCTTATTTCCGGTATTTACAACTTCTCCTTCGGTTAAGACCGTAGCCTGCAGACCTCCGTCCGTCTGAACTGCGGCATTCTTTCGCCCGGCTCCGGAAAGAGAGTTTACTCCCGGCAGCGTAGTAAGGGCGGCTTCACCTTTTTCTACCGTCAGACGAAGATTTCCGCCCGTGCCGGCGTCTTTATCTTCCGAAGCGCTGCTTTCGGAACTTTCGGATTTTTGAACATGAAGAACCGAATCTTTTTCGATGGCGACGGAAACGTTGTCCGCCTTTACGGCCACTTTTGAACCGCTAGTCTGCACGGAAATATTGCCTTCCGAAACCTGCACGGCGGTTTCTTCTTTTTGCGTCTGCTTAAAAATCTGTATCATGGTGTTAGCGCCGACGTTTATCACGTTTTTATCGGGGAAAAAAATCGTCGCTTCGGACGCAGGCGCGGTTCTGATTACGTCGCCGTTATACACGGGCGAATATTGCACAGGCCTGTCCCACACGGAGCGGTCGATAAATTTGCGCTGAACGCTTTTGTATTTATAAGAAACGGAGGCTACCGGTACTTTGTCGTTTCGCTCTACGGTTCTATTTAAATTTTGATAAAATAAAAACGCAGTGTAACATATGGCAGAAAGAGAAAACAATACGACGATGATATCCTGCCAGACGCCGGCGGCGGAGTCAGGATTGTATTTTGTATTTCTTTTCGTCTTCATTGAGATTTACCTTTGCAAAATCCGGAGTCGGGATTCCCAGCGCCTGTCTGATCTGAGCAAGCGATTTCGGCCCTTTCGCTCCTGCGCCTGGTATACCGTTCTCTTGGGGCATATTGATAACCGCAAACATCCTGAGCGGTTTTTCTTTTCCTTTAACAGTAACCGACGGCATCTCTTCAACAAGCACGTGATCTTTCACAAGCTCGTAAGTATATTCGGTGATGAGGATATCCGTGCCCATGGGCTTATTCAGAGCTTCCGTACGGGACGCCAGGTTTACGGCGTCGCCTATAACAGTGTATTCCATGCGCTGCGTGGAGCCTATCTGACCTGCGACTACGGACCCTGAGTTTATGCCGCAGCCGATACGGATTATCGGTTTTTTGTCGCCGCCGCGCCCCCTGTTAAAAACTATAAGGTTTGCCCGCATGCGGAGCGCAGCGCGGATGCAGTTTAGAGCGTCTTCTTTGGGACTTCCTGCCGAAATGGGCGCACCCCACACGCTCATGATCGCGTCTCCTATAAATTTGTCGACGACTCCGTGCGTCATGTTGACGCACTCTACCATAGATGTCATATATTCGTTTAAAAATTCAACAACTTCCGACGGCAAAAGTTTTTCTGAAATAGCCGTAAACGAGCGGATGTCCGAAAAGAAAATTGTTACGTCTTTTGTTTCGCCGCCAAGCGCAAGTTCGCCGCGCATGGCAAGTTCCGCGATTTCCTTATTGACAAACCTGCCGAACGAGTCTTTAAGCCGCTCGCGCTCCGCAAGTCCTTTGCCCATCTTCACAAAGCTCGATGTTAAAAGTCCGAGTTCGTCGCGCGTCTTCGGTTTCAAATCGATTTCGAATTCTCCCTGTTCGATTCTCTCCGCTGCATGCGCAAGCGTTTTTACAGGGCGGCTGATCGATTTGGAAAAGAACCAAATAAACATGACGGAAAGAAAAAGCACTATTATTCCCAAATAGATGTTGCGCTTTGTCGTTTCGGCGACCGGTTCCAAAAGGACATCGGCGTCCGCCGTAGTTAAAACCGCAAGGTCGCCCAAGTTGAGGCGGCGGTACGAACCGAAATACTTTTTTCCGGCATCGTCGGTGACTAAAAGCTGCCGGTTTGTGTCTCCGTTCTCGCGCATCTGCGTAAAAAGCGGAAAGTTACCAACGTTCGCGCCGTTTTTTACCAAATTAAAGTCCGGATGAATTAAAATATCGCCGTCGCCGTTTACCATATATGTAGTCTGCAGCGTTCCCGCTCCAAAGCTGTCGGATAATTTTTCAGCCGAAAAGAATACGGCCAAACCTTGGTTCAATCCTTTTTCCATATACGGGTAGCACAGCACGAGCATAGGTATATCGAATATCGGAGACGCGTTTATGACGTGCGTTATGCCGCGTTCCGTCTGCAAAATCATATCTCGCGACTGCGCTAAAAACGTATCCACCAGAGAAGGCTCCAATTCGTTTGATAAAAAAAACGGCGTGCTTAAAAGTTTTCTCTCCAAGCCGCCCATGCGCCTTGAATCCGTAACCAAAACGGCGGCGACCGACGGATTGCGTTCAAAATAGAAATCCGCGGTTTCTTTTGCAAAAGAACCGGAACTGCTCACTCTGTTCAATATGTCCAAAAGCAAAAATGCGTTTGCGCGCAACGACGACAAGTCCTTTTCCGCCAAACCCGCAGCCTGCGCATTTACGGTGCGATTGTTTTCTTCCGCACTGATACGGACATCCTGGCCGCCGAACCACGTAACCAACAGCGTTACAATTCCCAGCGATACGATTGTCAAAACTGAAATGATGACAACGAGTTTCGCCCCGATTGAAAATTTTACATATTTTCTATTACCGTTTTTTTTATCTTCGGCCATCTTTTATTCGCCGCTCCATTCGATAGTTTTATGACTTTTAATACTGTAATTGACCGGCATTAACATGTTTTATCGCACGCCGACGCCGTTAACTAATGCTATCAATCTACTATTAAACAATAAATTTATAGAAATGGCAATCAAAATATTAAATTTTAGCGCGGATTAAGCGGCGTCTCGCATTTCACTGTGTTACGCCGTATTTTGCATCGGCGTCTCGCATTTCACCTTGTTCTGTCGCGGCCTCATCTTTTTTCGGCCGTTAAAATTTTTTATCTTTGTAATAATCGATGATAAAATAGTAGCATATCGTATGTATTATAAATGTTATCGCCCATGACAGCGGATAAGAGATATATAAGGCCATAAGAGTTCTTTTTACAAACGTAAATACCGTAAGAACCCAAACCACCCGGAATACGCAAGCGCCTAAAAACGAAACTACCATGGGCAAAGAAGAATGCCCCAGGCCGCGCAATATTCCGGACATAACGTCCATCGCGCCGCATAAAGCATACGTGGTTAAGATGACGGACAATCTGAGCTTAGCCACGGAAATAACTTTATCGTTAGCGGTGTAAAGTAAAAGTATTTTATCGCAAAGAATATACACCGCCCATCCGCCTACGATGCCCGTAATAAACACCAACACAAGCGTTTCAAAATGAATCTTCTTTATTCTGTCAAACTTATGAGCGCCAAAATTCTGACTTACAAAATTCATGGCGGTTTGGTAAACGGCCGTCATGGAAACATACACAAAACCTTCTACATTTTGAGCTGCGGCATTTCCCGCCATAGCGGTGGATCCGAAAGAATTTACGGAAGATTGTATGAGCATGTTCGAGAGCGAAAAAACCATTCCCTGAAAACCTGCGGGTATTCCTATCTTTAAAATCTTGATCGTAGGATACTTATACATTTTTATTTCTTTTAAAATCAGTTTGTAGTCACTGTCGGAACGTACAAGTGTATATAAAATCAAAAATCCCGAAAGATACTGTGAAATTCCCGTAGCGTAAGCGACGCCGTCAACGCCGAGTCCCATTACGACTACAAAAAAAATGTTAAGAAACACGTTAAGAACCCCTGACACAAAAAGGAAATACATGGGGCGCTTCGTGTCGCCGGCGGCTCTCAGTATGGCGCTTCCGAAATTGTAAAACAAAAGACCGGGAATGCTTAAAAAATAGATGCGTATGTACAAAACCGACAAGTCAAGAACGTCGGGAGGATTTCCCATAGCGGAAAGTATCGGGCGCGAAACTAAAAGCCCCAATACTGTGAGCGATATGCCGCCCACAAACGAAAGCATGACGGCGGTATGCACGCTTTCCTTTAAGGCCTCTTTTTCGCCGGCGCCGTAGCAGTTGGCAACCACCACTCCTGCGCCGACCGAAAGTCCCATAAAAAGATTTATTATAAAATTGATAAAGGCTGTGGTGGAACCTACGGCCGCAAGCGCTTCTTTACCGACAAAGCGTCCGACAACAACGATGTCTGCGGCGTTAAACAACAGCTGCAGTATGCCTGAAACGGCGAGAGGAAAAGCAAAAGCGATGATCTTGGGGAATAATGTGCCGGAGCACATATCCATTTCGTATTTTTTGTCGGACATCCTACCTGCCTCAAGACATTTTACCTGCCTGAAAACGGCGTAAAAACGCCTTTGAACGCTCGTGTTTGGGATTATCTATCACGTCTTCGGGCCGTTCCCGCTCCACTATAACGCCGCCTTGAAGCATCGGGTTAGGTCTTGCCCTAACGGCCTATTACGGAAATATCTTTTCCGAACCATTTAACGGAAATTGCGGTAACGGTACCGTCCTTTTGCATCTCTTCAAGGATTTTCTGAACCTTATCGCGCAGTTTTACGTCGTTTTTTCTAAATCCAATCCCGTATTCTTCGGCGGAAAGACCTTCGTCCAGCGAAACGAACGGTTTTTTAGTCGTAGTTATGCTGTAATTGCCTACGACTTCGTCCATTACGACAGCGTCGATCTGCTTTATTTCAAGATCGTTCAAAGCCGTGATATTGTCTTTAAACATTACGATGCTTTTAAGCGACGATTTAAAATGTTCTGAAGAATCTATGGCGTCCTGAGCGTTTGAACCGCTCTGAACTCCTGCTTTTTTGCCCGCCAAATCCAAAAGAGATACAATGCCGGAATCCTTTCTCACTATAACGATCTGCCGGTTATTTAAATACGGTTTGGTAAAAGCCAAGGCTTTTTTCCGCTCAGGCGTGACGGTAAAACCGTTCCAAATGCAGTCAATTTTTCCCGTATTGAGTTCCTGTTCTTTTGCGTCCCACTGAATGGGCTGAGCTTTGAATTTTACTTTAAGGCGGGCGGCAACTTCCTTTGCCAAATCTATGTCGTATCCTACAATCTCATTTGTTTCACTTCTGAATCCGAGCGGAGGGAAAGGGTCGTCAAGTCCTAAAACAAAAACGCCCCGCTTTTGCAGATTTTCAAGAGAATTATCCAAAGCGCCGGCGGCGGCTTCCGTCTTTTTCGCACACGAAACGAGCGACAAAAAAGCGATTCCGATCAATGCGATTTTTTTAATTTTTTTCATTTTTCCCCTTAAAAAACGATATTCAAGGAATTTTCGATTTCCCAGCATGTCGTTTTCGTGCGCTTTTGCGCACGGTTATAAATCAGGCTCAAGCAATTCCATTTCAGAAGCCGGTTCCGAATTTTCAAAATTCCCGTAAAAAGGAATGTTTTCCTTTTCCGAAATAAGCTTATACAGAGGAATGGCGTCTTTTACTCCTTTTAAAAAGGCCGTATCGCAGTATTCGCAGTTAAAATATGGGGCGACCAAACGGAAAGTTTCGCCGCTTATAAGCACGGAAGTGCCGTATACCTTATTTACGTCCTGAATCCTCGAAGCAATATTAACGTTTGAGCCGATAATAGTATAGTCAAGCCTCTGCAGAGAACCTATGTTTCCTACGATCATGTCGCCCGTATTTATTCCTATTCGGGTAAAAAGCGGTTTTTGGATGAGTTTTTCATGTAAAAGCTGTTCGTTTAGAATAACTTCCATCTTTTTCATGCGCAAAGCCGAAAGGCAGCAGCGTACGGCGTGATCCGGAAACCTGTGCGGGGCTCCGAAAAACGCCATTATGGCGTCTCCTTCAAATTTATCGATGGTTCCTCCGAGCGAAATTATGACTTGAGTCATTTCCGTCAAATACATATTCAACACGCGGACAAGGTTCGGAGGATTCATCTCTTCCGTCAAGGGGGTAAAATCCTTCAGATCCGTAAAAATCACTGAAAGACACTGCTTTTCGCCGCTTGTGTCTATCGCCTTTCCGTCCGAAATAATGTTTTGAACAAGTTCGGGAGAAACATAGCGTGAAAAAGCGTACTGCAGCCGGCTCTTTTCTTCATTTAAAAGCTCTACCGTAAAATGCAGCAAGGATTTATTCAATATTCGTATGATAGGATTGAATTTTTTATACTCTTCAGGGCGGAACGACGCGCCGGAAGCTTTATCCTTTCCTATAACTAAAAGAACTTTTTCTGAAATATTGCTGAAATCTTCCAAGGGAAAAGAGATATATCCTGCGCTGTGAACAAAGACTCTGTTTTTTGAAACGGCGTTTTCTTTTCGTTCTTGAAAGACGGAAGAGCCTGAAGGTATGTTTCCGTCGTCCGACGTTTTTACATACTGAGCGTCGACCTTTTTTGAAAAACAAAACGCTACAAATTCAACGTCCAAGCGCCCCCATAACCATATCGAGAGAGTTTGGAAGACCATCTCTGAGGAACTCTGATTTTGCAGAGATCTTTCCAGCAGATCAAAATCCAGCTGTTCGAAATGTAATCCGCTTCCGGAAGAATTTTTATCATCATCCATATCCGGTCGATATTACCTCTTTTGCCGTACAAATTCCTTTAATAAAAGGATCTGCTCTTTTACTCTTTCAGAAGAAGGACCGCCCGTCAAATTTCTGGCGTTTACGCAAGCGTCTTTAGTAATTCTACTATAGATATCTTCTGAAATCAAATCCGAGCATGACTTAAAATCCGAAATATCAAGATCTTCAAGCCGGCGCTGTTTTTCTATCGCAATTCGAACGGCTTTTGCGGCCACGCCGTGCGCAGTTCTAAACGGCATCCCCTTTTTTACCAGATATTCGGCAATGTCCGTCGCGTTAAGGTAGCCGCCGTCGCATGAAGAACTCATAGTATCGCAATTCCATTTGGCGCTTGAAATCATTTTTGTAAAAACGTTGACGCAGGAAATCACCGTGTCGTAAGAATCAAAGAGGCTTTCTTTGTCTTCCTGCATATCGCGGTTATAAGACAGGGGCAAGCCTTTCATCATAGTGAGAAGCGCAACTAAACTGCCGTAAACCTTGCCCGTGCGCCCGCGGATCAATTCCGCAAAGTCGGGATTTTTCTTTTGCGGCATGATGGAACTTCCGGTAGACCATCTTTCGCTCAATTCTATAAAAGAAAATTCCGTAGAAGCCCAAATGATGATCTCTTCGCAAAAACGCGACAGGTGCATTTGAATAAGCGCAAAGCAGGAAGCAAATTCTATGCAGTAATCCCTGTCGGAAACGGCATCCAAGGAATTTTGCACAACGTTGTCGAAGCCCATATCTTTTGCAGCGCTTTCACGGTTTAAAGGCAGGCTGCTGCCGGCAAGAGCGCCCGCTCCCAAGGGCGAAAGGGAAATGCGCTTCAGTCCGTCCGAAAGTCTTTCCGTGTCCCGGACAAGCATCCACGCCCATGCGCAAAGATGATGAGCGAGAGTTACGGGCTGTGCGTGCTGCATGTGGGTAAAGCCCGGCATAATATCTCCGGTATGAAAGTCCGCAATGGAAGCGAGGGTATCAATCAGGGTTAAAAGTCTGTTTTTAAGGTCGGGTATACAGCGACGCAAATAAAGTCTTTCGTCAAGGGCGATCTGATCGTTCCGGCTCCTGCCGGTATGGATTTTTTTGCCCGGTTCGCCTATACGGTCGGTTAAGACGCCTTCTATAAAAGAATGTATGTCTTCCGCGCTGTAATCGATTGAAAGTCTGCCTTCTTCAAGGTCTTTGCTAATCGAATCGAGGCCGGCGACGATCTTGTCGGCTTCGGACAGAGGAATAATGCCCGTCTCGCCCAGCATACGGGCATGAGCCTTGCTGCCGTAAATATCGTCAAGCGCCATGCGTTCGTCCACATGGATTGAGGTTTCAAAGGCTACCGCCTCAGCGTCGGGGCCTTCGGAAAAACGGCCTTTCCATAAGGCCGCCCGATTGTCAGATGTCAATGCGCCGTGTGATTCCATACTATCGATTATACAGAAAACTGAAGACAGCCTCAACGTGTAAACCGCGCTGGCTGCACGGTGCGCTCATCGCACCGTACCGCTCGTGCAAGGCGGCCGGATTCAGGGAGCCGCCGGAATTCTGCTAAGTTACCTATACAAAATATAATAAAAAAGTAATATAACTATAGTAAATATACAATATATATATTATACTAATGTTAAAATATTATTATATATAGGTTATACATGAATACAAGAATAATTGAAATTAGGGCATTGGATAAAAAAACAGAGGGTTTACAGGTTGATAAAAATATTATCCCTAAGGGCAAAAGTTGGATCGAGTCTATTCGGGAAGCCTTGGGAATGACAGCTTTACAACTTGCCAATCGGCTTGGCGTGACTCAGCCTCGAATTACGGTTATGGAAAAGAATGAGAAAAATTTAAAGATTTCTACAATGGAAAAAATTGCAAAAGCTATAGACTGTGATTTTGTTTATTATTTTAAGCCCAAAACCAGTTTTCAGAGTTTTGTTGAAGTTCAGGCCAGAAAGAAAGCAGAGAAAATAATAAAATCTGTAAATCTAAACATGGCATTGGAAAATCAAGATATTGCAACAAAAGAAGCCGTTGAAGACATGGTTGTGGATTTCATTAATAATAAAACTAAGCAAATATGGGACTAACAAATGGATGTTTTTGGCGCTGATGATAATTCAACATCTCTTACCGAAGATGAAAAAGACGGTTTGAAATTAAAGTGGATAACGCTCCGCTCGGAATTAAATGAGGTAGAAGCTCGAAATATTGCAGAGGCTCAGGTATGGCTCCTGTCAAACAAAACCAAATATATTTATTCAGACGTTTTTTTGTGTAATTTACATAAAAAGATGTTCGGTAAAGTTTGGAAATGGGCTGGAATATACAGAACGACGGAAAGAAATATCGGAGTTGCTCCATATCAAATCCCGATAAAAGTGATGCAGCTCTTTGATGATGTAAAGTTTTGGATTAAAAACGGAACTTATGTTAATCATGAAATCGCCGTGCGCTTTCATCACCGTCTTGTTCAAATTCATCCGTTTCCAAATGGAAATGGACGCGTTTCCAGATTGATGGCGGATTTAATACTTCAAAAACTGGACGGTAAATCATTGTATTGGGGAAATACGGATTTGGTAAATGTTTCTTATATCAGAAGCCGGTATATTGCAGCGCTGCGAAAAGCCGATTCCGGGGATTATTCCGATTTACTTGAGTTTACAAACGGGGAATAAAAATTCAGCATGCCCGGCAGAGGCTTGCCGCACTCGCTGCGCGGAGCCACGGTGCTCGTGTAAGACGGCCGGATTCAGGGAGCCGCAGAGATTCAGGGCATGCTGCAAGACTCACCGGAATTCTTCGCGATTCAAACGTCTAAAAGCAAATTCTCCACAGGTTTTCCGGGCGGTATCATGGGCATAACCATTTCGTCTATGTCTATCATAGCGTCGATCACAGCAGGTTTTCCGGCGGACAGAGCTTCGTCAAAGGCTTTTTTAAACTCATCCTGATTTTTTACCCTGCATCCGCCAATTCCGTACGCCTCGGCAAGTTTTACAAAATCCGGGCCGAAATCCAATGTAGTCTGGCTGTAACGTTTTTCATAAAAAAGAGTCTGCCACATGCGAACGTTTCCCAAAGCGCCGTTATCCACTACTATTATAACTATCGGAAGATTGTAATGAGCGATCGTCGCAAGTTCGTTGCAGTTCATTCTGAACGAACCGTCGCCTGCAAAATGGACGACGCGGCGCGAAGGGTTTGCAAGCTGAGCGCCTATGGCGGCTCCCGTACCGAAGCCCATGGTTCCCAATCCGCCTGAAGTCAAAAAGGTTCTCGGTTTCGTATAGTTATAAAACTGCGCGGCCCACATCTGATGCTGCCCTACTTCCGTCGTTATTATCGTATCTTCATCCACTCTGCTATTTACGTATTCATAAATGAATTTGGGTGGAAGAGCCGTCTTTTTATTCCAGCTGGAAGGAATTTCTTTTTTCCATTCGTCAATCCGCCTGTTCCATTCGGAAACCGGTTTTTTCTCTACAAGGGGAATCAATGCTGCAAGTATATCTTTTATGTTTCCCAACAGGGCCGTAAAAACACGGATATTTTTATTTATTTCGGCAGGGTCTATGTCTATATGGAGA from Treponema parvum harbors:
- a CDS encoding MATE family efflux transporter; protein product: MSDKKYEMDMCSGTLFPKIIAFAFPLAVSGILQLLFNAADIVVVGRFVGKEALAAVGSTTAFINFIINLFMGLSVGAGVVVANCYGAGEKEALKESVHTAVMLSFVGGISLTVLGLLVSRPILSAMGNPPDVLDLSVLYIRIYFLSIPGLLFYNFGSAILRAAGDTKRPMYFLFVSGVLNVFLNIFFVVVMGLGVDGVAYATGISQYLSGFLILYTLVRSDSDYKLILKEIKMYKYPTIKILKIGIPAGFQGMVFSLSNMLIQSSVNSFGSTAMAGNAAAQNVEGFVYVSMTAVYQTAMNFVSQNFGAHKFDRIKKIHFETLVLVFITGIVGGWAVYILCDKILLLYTANDKVISVAKLRLSVILTTYALCGAMDVMSGILRGLGHSSLPMVVSFLGACVFRVVWVLTVFTFVKRTLMALYISYPLSWAITFIIHTICYYFIIDYYKDKKF
- the argH gene encoding argininosuccinate lyase; the encoded protein is MESHGALTSDNRAALWKGRFSEGPDAEAVAFETSIHVDERMALDDIYGSKAHARMLGETGIIPLSEADKIVAGLDSISKDLEEGRLSIDYSAEDIHSFIEGVLTDRIGEPGKKIHTGRSRNDQIALDERLYLRRCIPDLKNRLLTLIDTLASIADFHTGDIMPGFTHMQHAQPVTLAHHLCAWAWMLVRDTERLSDGLKRISLSPLGAGALAGSSLPLNRESAAKDMGFDNVVQNSLDAVSDRDYCIEFASCFALIQMHLSRFCEEIIIWASTEFSFIELSERWSTGSSIMPQKKNPDFAELIRGRTGKVYGSLVALLTMMKGLPLSYNRDMQEDKESLFDSYDTVISCVNVFTKMISSAKWNCDTMSSSCDGGYLNATDIAEYLVKKGMPFRTAHGVAAKAVRIAIEKQRRLEDLDISDFKSCSDLISEDIYSRITKDACVNARNLTGGPSSERVKEQILLLKEFVRQKR
- a CDS encoding mobile mystery protein B; its protein translation is MDVFGADDNSTSLTEDEKDGLKLKWITLRSELNEVEARNIAEAQVWLLSNKTKYIYSDVFLCNLHKKMFGKVWKWAGIYRTTERNIGVAPYQIPIKVMQLFDDVKFWIKNGTYVNHEIAVRFHHRLVQIHPFPNGNGRVSRLMADLILQKLDGKSLYWGNTDLVNVSYIRSRYIAALRKADSGDYSDLLEFTNGE
- a CDS encoding adenylate/guanylate cyclase domain-containing protein; amino-acid sequence: MAEDKKNGNRKYVKFSIGAKLVVIISVLTIVSLGIVTLLVTWFGGQDVRISAEENNRTVNAQAAGLAEKDLSSLRANAFLLLDILNRVSSSGSFAKETADFYFERNPSVAAVLVTDSRRMGGLERKLLSTPFFLSNELEPSLVDTFLAQSRDMILQTERGITHVINASPIFDIPMLVLCYPYMEKGLNQGLAVFFSAEKLSDSFGAGTLQTTYMVNGDGDILIHPDFNLVKNGANVGNFPLFTQMRENGDTNRQLLVTDDAGKKYFGSYRRLNLGDLAVLTTADADVLLEPVAETTKRNIYLGIIVLFLSVMFIWFFSKSISRPVKTLAHAAERIEQGEFEIDLKPKTRDELGLLTSSFVKMGKGLAERERLKDSFGRFVNKEIAELAMRGELALGGETKDVTIFFSDIRSFTAISEKLLPSEVVEFLNEYMTSMVECVNMTHGVVDKFIGDAIMSVWGAPISAGSPKEDALNCIRAALRMRANLIVFNRGRGGDKKPIIRIGCGINSGSVVAGQIGSTQRMEYTVIGDAVNLASRTEALNKPMGTDILITEYTYELVKDHVLVEEMPSVTVKGKEKPLRMFAVINMPQENGIPGAGAKGPKSLAQIRQALGIPTPDFAKVNLNEDEKKYKIQS
- a CDS encoding adenylate/guanylate cyclase domain-containing protein; protein product: MDDDKNSSGSGLHFEQLDFDLLERSLQNQSSSEMVFQTLSIWLWGRLDVEFVAFCFSKKVDAQYVKTSDDGNIPSGSSVFQERKENAVSKNRVFVHSAGYISFPLEDFSNISEKVLLVIGKDKASGASFRPEEYKKFNPIIRILNKSLLHFTVELLNEEKSRLQYAFSRYVSPELVQNIISDGKAIDTSGEKQCLSVIFTDLKDFTPLTEEMNPPNLVRVLNMYLTEMTQVIISLGGTIDKFEGDAIMAFFGAPHRFPDHAVRCCLSALRMKKMEVILNEQLLHEKLIQKPLFTRIGINTGDMIVGNIGSLQRLDYTIIGSNVNIASRIQDVNKVYGTSVLISGETFRLVAPYFNCEYCDTAFLKGVKDAIPLYKLISEKENIPFYGNFENSEPASEMELLEPDL
- a CDS encoding amino acid ABC transporter substrate-binding protein; amino-acid sequence: MKKIKKIALIGIAFLSLVSCAKKTEAAAGALDNSLENLQKRGVFVLGLDDPFPPLGFRSETNEIVGYDIDLAKEVAARLKVKFKAQPIQWDAKEQELNTGKIDCIWNGFTVTPERKKALAFTKPYLNNRQIVIVRKDSGIVSLLDLAGKKAGVQSGSNAQDAIDSSEHFKSSLKSIVMFKDNITALNDLEIKQIDAVVMDEVVGNYSITTTKKPFVSLDEGLSAEEYGIGFRKNDVKLRDKVQKILEEMQKDGTVTAISVKWFGKDISVIGR
- a CDS encoding mobile mystery protein A gives rise to the protein MNTRIIEIRALDKKTEGLQVDKNIIPKGKSWIESIREALGMTALQLANRLGVTQPRITVMEKNEKNLKISTMEKIAKAIDCDFVYYFKPKTSFQSFVEVQARKKAEKIIKSVNLNMALENQDIATKEAVEDMVVDFINNKTKQIWD